A segment of the Marispirochaeta aestuarii genome:
ACCCGGAGCATCAGAGCACCTTTGAGAATAAAACGATCTGCATATCTTGACTGTGAAAGACGATACAAAAATCGCTCCATGCCGTAATACTGTAAAACCTCAGTGAAAGGTCTATTCTCTGCTTTTGAGAGGTTTAATAGACGCTGTCGGACCGAGGCTGCTACGTTTTTTGCTTCTTTCACAGGAGAGCCTCCAGATATGGCTGTATACCACGATCTACCCGGCATAGTTCTGCATAGTGCATAATTGCAGTGAAATTGCTATTTTTCTGAGATGTATAGAGTTTGAGTGCTTCAAGGAAAATATCGAGTCCAAGTTTATTGCGAAACTTGAAGCAGTCGACCAGGGTTTTTTCCTTATCATAGATATTCACCAGTACCCCATCAATCAGATGTTCTTCGACTCCGGATTTATATGCCAGATCAGAAAACTTATGCACACTTATTGGCGGAAAATCGATTCGAGGTGCTCTGACGGTATGGGGTAGTGCAATAAACACAGAATGGGGGATTTGCGTTGTCAGGTTGTGATAAGCGAGGGCTGAGACAAGGCAGATTACCGCATTAGGGGTTCGAAGGGCAACTGTTACCAGATCGGGGTTGCTTATGTCTGGCAGGGAGGCAAGCCGGTAGACTCCACGGCTTACCTGTTCAATAATCCCCCTATCGCGAAGCGAATACAGGGTATACCGATTGATACCTAGTTTGATAGCTTGAGACATGCGGAGTTGACCGCCATGTTGAAGAAAGATCTCTTCCGGTGTTTTTTTCATGTATTACTACCCAGACAAAATGATAATATTTGTCTTCAAAATATAGCATTATGTCTGGAGAGTGTATAGGATTACATGCTATTCCTTTGGCAGGCTGGCTGCCCAAGAAGATTCTTTCTCCTCCGCCTGGGGCGTCGGACTGGCACTTTGTCCTGTGGCCAAAGTGATTGGCTACGGCTCGAATCCTCTCGGGTCCCCGAGAAATGTCAGAGGCCCCCAAAAGGGGGCCTCAGCCGTTGCACGCCCAAGAGGATTCGAACCTCTGACCCACGGCTTAGAAGGCCGTTGCTCTATCCAACTGAGCTATGGGCGCATGGTATACATCGGGATGAGAGGATTCTTATCCTTGCCCATGTTCCATGAGCTGCGGACTGGCGTTTCCGATAAACGGAAACACTACGCCGAGGTTTGAATCCTCAGGTTAATCCGTTAATAACAGATCACCCTCTATCTCGAAGTTCATCGGGATGAGAGGATTCGAACCTCCGATCCCCTGGTCCCAAACCAGGTGCCCTAGCCACTGGGCCACATCCCGTACAGGTGGATCAGTATATCGATTCGCCGCTTCAGGGTCAATATTCCCTGAAATCCGATTGACACTGAGGGCGGCATCGGGTTTAGTCATTTCATGGAGTATCCCCGTTCCAGAATTCTGAAGATCTACGATATACTCAACAAACGTTACCCCGATCCCCGTACCCTGCTGCACTTTCGAAATCCCTTTGAGCTGCTCATTTCGGTAATCCTCTCCGCCCAGACAACGGACCGGCAGGTCAACGAGGTCACCCCTGGGCTTTTTGAAGCCTATCCTGACGCCGCATCTTTGAGCAGGGCGGAGCAGGAAAGCGTGGAGAATCTGGTCCGCAGCACAGGGTTTTACCGGCAGAAGGCAAAGAATATTATTGCAACGGCCAGACAGCTGGAGGATGTTCACGGAGGCGCAGTCCCGGCCGGCATGGACGAACTGACCCGTCTGCCGGGGGTGGGCAGAAAAAGCGCCAACGTTGTGCTGGGACATATTTATAATCGTCCTGCCGTAATCGTGGACACCCATTTTTCCCGGGTGGTACGAAGGCTGGGTTTAACCCAGGCAGAACAGCCGGAGAAAATAGAAAAAGAGATTGCCCTGCTGCTGGCCCCGGAGTTTCATACCCGCTTTTCCATGGTGATAAATTATCATGGCAGGGATCTGTGTCTGGCCAGGAGGCCGAAGTGCGGCGAATGTCCCTTGAATACACTGTGTCCCTGGTATTCCGAAAAACCTGCTGTTGTGCTCCGCGAATAATTTAGGGTTTAAGGTAAATTGATTTCCTGCCCTTCATATACGGCAAAACTGTGGGTCGTACCCTGCTTCCTGCTGATTATCTCCCGGCTTACTGCTTCGATTCTCTCTATATCACCGTCACAGTGGTCGGGATCGTGGTGAAAAATACCGTAATTTTTAACCCCGGAATGAAGAGCGAAAAGGGCTGCATCGACGAAAGTGGAGTGGCCCCATCCTTTGGTATGTTTATACTCTTCGGGAGTGTACTGGGCGTCATGCAGCAGCAGGTCCGCATTCTTTGCGAAGTTGATGTATTCGGTATAGGAACGTCTTCCCTCATGATCATGACCCAGTTCGTTGTCCGTCAGGAAGACAAAGGATGCATCCTTGTCCTGTAATCGGAAACCGAAGCCTCCGTTGGGATGGCTGAGGGGAATGGGAATTAATTCAGCCGTTCCTATCCTGCGTACAATGGGCATTCCGTGACTGAAATCGAAGTTTGCCTTGAGGGAACTGAAGCGGGCGGGAAAGTAGGGTGCTTCCATCTGATGTTCCAGATACTTTTTCACTGATTCCTTCGCGATGGGGCCGCCCCGGACGTTTATGGTATAGTTTTCCCTGTAGGCGGGTAAAAAGAAGGGAAAGCCCATCAGGTGGTCCCAGTGGGAGTGGGTAAGAACCAGATACAACTCCCTGCAGCTGTCGTCCCGGACAATCCTTTTTCCCAGCTTTCGCAATCCGGATCCGGCGTCGAAGATTACAACGCTGCCGTCTCTCAGGCTGACCTCGATACAGCTGGTATTGCCGCCGAATTTGATGGTGGATTTACCGGGCGTTGGAATGGATCCGCGGCATCCCCATATCCTGATTTTCATAATACCAGTATAGCATACCTTCCGGGATCCATGACCCGTCGGAGCGATCTGCAAGGCTGATCAGGGTATGTACCGATGAAAATCCTTAAGCGATTCAAGTCCTTCCTCTTTCATATAGGCCTTGATTCCCGCAAGGACCTTTACCGGTGCTGCAGGATCGACGAAGGTGGCCGTACCGATCTGAACGGCCGAGGCCCCCGCCAGCAGGTACTCGATGGCGTCCTCAGCGTTCTGTATGCCTCCGATTCCTATAACGGGAATACCTACTGCCCGTTTAACCCTGTATACGGCGGCTACCCCGACGGGTTTGATCGCCGGGCCGGAGAGCCCGCCTGTTCCAGCCGGGAGGACCGGCTTTTTTTTGTGTATATCGATAACCATACCCACCAGGGTGTTTATGCAGCTTACGGCGTCGGCGCCTCCGGCCTCGGCGGCCTTTGCGATGGAGGCAATGTCCGTCACGTTGGGGGTGAGCTTTATTATCATCGGTTTGGGGCTTAAACCCCGCAGTTTACGGGTCAGGCCCTCCACATACGCGGGGTTGCTTCCAAAGGCCAGACAGCCTTCCTTTACATTGGGACAGCTCAAGTTTATTTCGTAGCCCCAGACCTCATCGAATTCGTCAAGTTCCTCCACAACCCTGCAGTAGTCCTCATCGTTTTTACCCGCCACGTTGACGACTACCGGACAGGGAAAGCGGCGGAAGAGGGGAAGCTTTTCCGAGATAAAGCGCTCGAGTCCCACGTTGGCAAGGCCGATGGAGTTCAGCAGTCCCGCGGGGGTTTCTATTATGCGGGGTATGTCGTTCCCCGGACGCGCTTCCGGGGTTACCGCCTTTGAATAGATTGCGCCTAAACTGGAGAGGTCCACCAGCTCCTCGTATTCACTGCCGTAGCCGAAGGTTCCGGAGGCGACCCCGGTGGGATTGGGGAGCTTTTTAGTTCCGATCTGTACTGTCAGTTCCATTGGATGTCCCTGCTGTCAAAGATTGGTCCGTCGGCGCAGACGCGGGCATAGCGCTCATGCCCTGTGAGCCGGATTACGCAGCCCATACAGGCCCCGACTCCGCAGGCCATGGTCTGTTCCATGGAGACGCTGCAGGGGGCATCGAGTTCAAGAGCCTTCCGGTGGATCGCCATCATCATCGGGTTCGGGCCGCAGGCGTAGAACCGGGGATGTGCGGGATACTGTGAGGGCAGGGCATCCACGACGGTCCCGTGAATACCGATGCTGCCGTCATCCGTGGCAAAAAGGGGTACCAGGTCCTCTGTTATTGAGGAGTCCGGCAGATACTCTCCGCTGCGGGCGCCGATGATCAGGGTAAAATCCCTGCCTGCCTGTTTCAGCCCCCGGGCAAAGTATAGAATCGGCCCCATACCGATTCCGCCGGCAACAAGTACGGGGTGTTCGTTCTTCTCCGGTTCCGGCCAGGAGTTCCCCAGGGGAGCGATTATGTCCAGGGCGTCTCCTTCGCGCATTCCTGCCAGCATATCCGTCCCCGGACCGCGGCGCTGGTAGATCATGCGCGCCTTTCCGTCCCCGTGGCCTGCAAAGGCAAAGGGCCGTCTTAAAAGCGGAGCCGGTCCTTCCCCGATTTTCACTGTAAGGAACTGTCCGGGAAGAGGGATGTTTTTGTCCGAAAAATCACAGGAGAACTCGAGCTCAAAATAGTCCCTGGCTATCTCCCGGTTGTGCGTCAGGTGAACCTTTTCCTGGACCACAGTGCCCTCCGTCTTGATCAGGGGAATTCTGGTACAAATCGGTCCATAGTGCTACTATAGGGCAATATGCTGTCCCATGCAGCGTACGGATACCGTTTCCAGCTGCTTTCAGTATAGACCGGGTTTCCCCTGCTGATAAAGTGCCCGGTTATTTCATTCCGTCTGAAGGGAGGAATATCGGAGAGCCCCCGGCGTTTTTTCTAAGCCCGGCAGGCGGCATGTCGATATTATGGATATATGGCTAATCTCGCGCTAATAAATTGTACGTCCCTTTCTCAGGAGGCCTTTATGCCTCTCTGCGACGGGAAATCGGCTTTCGATCTGGTCATCGAGCTGGCCGGGAAACTGCCGGATATTTCCGGACTCGTCTGCCTTTGCTCCCGGGAAAACGATCTCCATGGAAAGATGGACGGCGTTTCCTGTATTTCCGGAATAGACAGCCCCGGGACACTCTTCGCCGCCCTGCAGAGCCTGTGCGAAAAGCAGCCGGAGTTGAACTCATTATTCTATCTGTACGGGGATACCCCCTTTGTTGATCCCGCTCTTTCGGAGCGGATGTGGAACAACCACCGCCGTTACCATGCAGACTATACCTTTGCCGACGCCTATCCTGCGGGAATAGCCCCGGAGATCATCCGTGCATCCGCCGTCTCCGCCCTGGCACAACTGGCGGAGGGAATGAAGGGGCCGCTAAAACGGGATACGGTGTTCGAGGTGCTTCGCAGGGATATTAATGCCTTCGAGATCGAGACGGAAATTCCACCCCTGGACCTCAGGATGCTCCGGATATGCCTGGCCGCGGAAGACAGGGCCGGGTACATGCTGGTTAAGCGGGTTTGTGAGGCGGGAGTCCGGGGCGCCGAGGCGCTGCTTCGTTATCTTGATGAAAACCAGAGGATCCTCCGGACGCTTCCCGCCTACCTTTCTGTTCAGATCAGTGCCGGATGTCCCCAGGTCTGTACATACTGTCCCTATCCCGGCGTGGCGGGGGATGTGGAAAAGCTTACGGATACCATGCCTGTGGGACGTTTCAGGGAACTTTTGCAGGGCTATTCTGATTTTGCCGGACGGGGATACGTCAATCTTTCGCCCTGGGGCGAGCCGGCACTGCACCCGGAGATATACGATATTCTGGATACGCTGCTGGATTACCCGAATCTGACGGGTGTGCTGGAGACCGCCGGTATCGGTTGGGATCGGGAAGCCCTTAAAAAACTGGCAGACCGAGCCGGGGAACAGCTTATCTGGATCGTCTCCCTCGATGCCCTGACTGAAGAAACCTACCGAAGGCTCAGGGGAAAAGGCTTTCAGGAGGCGGTTGATACCGCTGTGTATCTGCTGGAACTCTTTCCTTCCAGCGCCTGGGTCCAGGCTGTCCGCATGGACAGCAACGAGGAGGAGCTGGAGAAGTTCTATCGCTTCTGGAAGGAGCGTACGGAGAATATTATCATCCAGAAGTACGACCATTTTTCCGGCAGACTTCCCCAGCGCCGGGTGGCGGATATATCTCCCCTCAAGCGGAATCCCTGCTGGCATCTGAAGCGGGACCTGGTGGTGCTGATCAACGGCGATGTTCCCATGTGCCGTGAGGACCTGGACGGTCAATATTCTCTGGGAAACATTTTCAGAGACGGTTTCGAAGCAGTCTGGAAGAGAGGGGAGGAATACTATCTTCAGCATCTTGAGCAGAAATATCCCTCCCTGTGCAGTGAGTGCGATGAGTACTACACCTTCAACTACTGATAATAAAACCAGGGTGCCCTATACCGTTCTCGGCGGTGACAGGGAACGGGAAGGGAATCCTGATCTGCCCCTTACGGTCCTGCTTCTGAACCGGGGTACCCGGGTATACCGCAGCGAGGTTCTGCAGGAGATTGAACGGCTGCGGCCTGCGGAGATCATCTCTCTGGAGGGCTCCCGCAACACCTATGACCTCGAACCCCTGGCACGGAAGTTTCCCCGGGTTCGCTTTATCCGGCTTCACAGGCAGGTCAG
Coding sequences within it:
- a CDS encoding type IV toxin-antitoxin system AbiEi family antitoxin domain-containing protein, with translation MKKTPEEIFLQHGGQLRMSQAIKLGINRYTLYSLRDRGIIEQVSRGVYRLASLPDISNPDLVTVALRTPNAVICLVSALAYHNLTTQIPHSVFIALPHTVRAPRIDFPPISVHKFSDLAYKSGVEEHLIDGVLVNIYDKEKTLVDCFKFRNKLGLDIFLEALKLYTSQKNSNFTAIMHYAELCRVDRGIQPYLEALL
- the nth gene encoding endonuclease III, which gives rise to MEYPRSRILKIYDILNKRYPDPRTLLHFRNPFELLISVILSAQTTDRQVNEVTPGLFEAYPDAASLSRAEQESVENLVRSTGFYRQKAKNIIATARQLEDVHGGAVPAGMDELTRLPGVGRKSANVVLGHIYNRPAVIVDTHFSRVVRRLGLTQAEQPEKIEKEIALLLAPEFHTRFSMVINYHGRDLCLARRPKCGECPLNTLCPWYSEKPAVVLRE
- a CDS encoding MBL fold metallo-hydrolase; its protein translation is MKIRIWGCRGSIPTPGKSTIKFGGNTSCIEVSLRDGSVVIFDAGSGLRKLGKRIVRDDSCRELYLVLTHSHWDHLMGFPFFLPAYRENYTINVRGGPIAKESVKKYLEHQMEAPYFPARFSSLKANFDFSHGMPIVRRIGTAELIPIPLSHPNGGFGFRLQDKDASFVFLTDNELGHDHEGRRSYTEYINFAKNADLLLHDAQYTPEEYKHTKGWGHSTFVDAALFALHSGVKNYGIFHHDPDHCDGDIERIEAVSREIISRKQGTTHSFAVYEGQEINLP
- a CDS encoding dihydroorotate dehydrogenase — protein: MELTVQIGTKKLPNPTGVASGTFGYGSEYEELVDLSSLGAIYSKAVTPEARPGNDIPRIIETPAGLLNSIGLANVGLERFISEKLPLFRRFPCPVVVNVAGKNDEDYCRVVEELDEFDEVWGYEINLSCPNVKEGCLAFGSNPAYVEGLTRKLRGLSPKPMIIKLTPNVTDIASIAKAAEAGGADAVSCINTLVGMVIDIHKKKPVLPAGTGGLSGPAIKPVGVAAVYRVKRAVGIPVIGIGGIQNAEDAIEYLLAGASAVQIGTATFVDPAAPVKVLAGIKAYMKEEGLESLKDFHRYIP
- a CDS encoding dihydroorotate dehydrogenase electron transfer subunit, with the translated sequence MVQEKVHLTHNREIARDYFELEFSCDFSDKNIPLPGQFLTVKIGEGPAPLLRRPFAFAGHGDGKARMIYQRRGPGTDMLAGMREGDALDIIAPLGNSWPEPEKNEHPVLVAGGIGMGPILYFARGLKQAGRDFTLIIGARSGEYLPDSSITEDLVPLFATDDGSIGIHGTVVDALPSQYPAHPRFYACGPNPMMMAIHRKALELDAPCSVSMEQTMACGVGACMGCVIRLTGHERYARVCADGPIFDSRDIQWN
- a CDS encoding spiro-SPASM protein translates to MPLCDGKSAFDLVIELAGKLPDISGLVCLCSRENDLHGKMDGVSCISGIDSPGTLFAALQSLCEKQPELNSLFYLYGDTPFVDPALSERMWNNHRRYHADYTFADAYPAGIAPEIIRASAVSALAQLAEGMKGPLKRDTVFEVLRRDINAFEIETEIPPLDLRMLRICLAAEDRAGYMLVKRVCEAGVRGAEALLRYLDENQRILRTLPAYLSVQISAGCPQVCTYCPYPGVAGDVEKLTDTMPVGRFRELLQGYSDFAGRGYVNLSPWGEPALHPEIYDILDTLLDYPNLTGVLETAGIGWDREALKKLADRAGEQLIWIVSLDALTEETYRRLRGKGFQEAVDTAVYLLELFPSSAWVQAVRMDSNEEELEKFYRFWKERTENIIIQKYDHFSGRLPQRRVADISPLKRNPCWHLKRDLVVLINGDVPMCREDLDGQYSLGNIFRDGFEAVWKRGEEYYLQHLEQKYPSLCSECDEYYTFNY